The sequence below is a genomic window from Sphingobacterium sp. ML3W.
TTGCGTTGTTAGGATTATCAAACTCATTAATTTGGCCGGCCATTTGGCCATTAGCGCTTAAAGGTGTTGGTAAATTTACCAATGCAGCATCTTCATTACTAGTTATGGGTATCGCTGGTGGTGCTGTTATTCCGTTAAGCTATGGCGCATTAGCGGATCACGTTGGCTCTCATCAGGCATACTGGATTGCAATTCCATGTTATCTTTTCATATTGTATTATGCCATCTCAGGACATAAGGTAGGGAAAAAATAAAAAAACTATTATAAATAAAAAAGCGGTTATTTTTACAAAATAATCGCTTTTTTTCTTAAACACCTAAATATGAAAAAATCCTTTTATTGTTTATTAGTCGGTTTATTTATTTGCACACAGCAGGGTTATTCGCAGAAAATAAATGAACTAGCAGACCCAAGGGCATCCAGCACCACTGAAAAATGGGACAATCTAAAAGAAAAAAACAACTTTTCTTTTAGCATAGCAGATTATAGCTACTCCAAAACCATCCCCCCAACCGTAGAAACATTGACAAAATCATGGAATACAAAGGCTTGGAAAGGTGAAAAAGTACACACACAGCTGGTATTTTGGAGCAATCGAGACCATGAAAAAGTTGAAGTGACATCCTCATCTTTAAAAAATAGTCAAGCACAACAAATAGCAACTAAAGATATTACTTTAGGATACATCACCTACGTCCTGACAGATTTATCAGGAGATTTAAAACAAGGTTGTGGTATCAGTCAAGGATTGGACTCAGCTTTGGTAGCAGATCGTATCACAGATCAATCAAGTTTTGAATACGAAAAAAACACGACAAGACCGCTTTGGTTAAGCATTCAAGTACCTCGTGATGCTGCAGTAGGAATATACAAAGGTTCGCTTACAATAAAAGCCGACAATTACAAAACGACTATACCTTATAGTATAGAAGTACTTGCTCATGTATTACCAGAGACAAAAGATTGGGAATATCATTTAGACTTATGGCAAAACCCTTACTCTATTGCCCGACAATTTCAAGTAGAACTATGGTCGCCAGAACATTTCAACATCATGAAACCACACTATGAACGGTTACGTGATGCTGGCCAAAAAAATATTACCGTAAGTATCATTAATGATCCCTGGAATGGTCAAACATATGATAAATACCAGGCCATGATTAAATGGACTAAAAAGAAGGATGACACTTGGTCTTATGATTATAGCATTTTTGATAAATGGGTAGGATTTATGCGAGAGATTGGTATTTCAAAATATATCAATTGCTACAGTATGATTCCTTGGAACATGAATTTTCAATACTTTGATGAAAATACAGGTAAATATGAAATTTTAAAAGTTAAAACTGATGATCCAAAATACAGAGAACATTGGTTACCTCTATTAAAAGACTTTGCAAGGCATCTTAAACAAAAAGGTTATTTTGAATGGACAACCATTGCTATGGATGAAAGACCTCAAGAAGATATGAAACGTGCAATTGCAATTATTAAAGAAGCAGACCCACAGTTCAGGTCATCACTTGCAGGTGCATATCATCCAGAAATTTCTAATGAGTTTGCTGATTACAGTATCACCCTAGGAGAAGAAATGGCACCAGAGGTATTAAAAGCACGTCAAGAAAAAGGCTATAAAACAACAGTTTATACATGCTGCACTGAGATTTTCCCTAATACATTTACCAATTCTGGCTACCAAGAAGCAACTTGGTTAGCTTGGCATAGTGTACAGAGGGGTTTCGATGGTTATCTAAGATGGGCATATGACTGTTGGAATGCCAATCCCAATCAAGATACCCGTTACGGATCATGGTTAGGTGGGGACACGTATTTTGTATATCCAGACAACATGACCTCTATTCGTTTCGAAAAATTAATTGAAGGTGTACAAGATGCTGAGAAAATAAGGATTTTAAGAAAGGAATTAAATGCTCCACAATTGCAAAAATTAAATGAAGTAATTGATGGATTTACAAATAAAAACATCAATCAAAAAGCAATTCCAAACCAGATTAAAGAAGCGCAAAAAGTGTTGAACAGTTTGTAAAAACTCACATTAAGGGCCAATATCAATCCTTTGTTGGCCTTTAATTTAAAAAACCAAAATTCTTTATTTTGATAATTTACAAGTAAATTAGTGGAAATTAAACATTTCCAAAATGAAGAAATCTATTTTAACACTATGCGCCGCGACGGTACTCACATTTAGTCTCTCAACTACTT
It includes:
- a CDS encoding DUF4091 domain-containing protein, with the translated sequence MKKSFYCLLVGLFICTQQGYSQKINELADPRASSTTEKWDNLKEKNNFSFSIADYSYSKTIPPTVETLTKSWNTKAWKGEKVHTQLVFWSNRDHEKVEVTSSSLKNSQAQQIATKDITLGYITYVLTDLSGDLKQGCGISQGLDSALVADRITDQSSFEYEKNTTRPLWLSIQVPRDAAVGIYKGSLTIKADNYKTTIPYSIEVLAHVLPETKDWEYHLDLWQNPYSIARQFQVELWSPEHFNIMKPHYERLRDAGQKNITVSIINDPWNGQTYDKYQAMIKWTKKKDDTWSYDYSIFDKWVGFMREIGISKYINCYSMIPWNMNFQYFDENTGKYEILKVKTDDPKYREHWLPLLKDFARHLKQKGYFEWTTIAMDERPQEDMKRAIAIIKEADPQFRSSLAGAYHPEISNEFADYSITLGEEMAPEVLKARQEKGYKTTVYTCCTEIFPNTFTNSGYQEATWLAWHSVQRGFDGYLRWAYDCWNANPNQDTRYGSWLGGDTYFVYPDNMTSIRFEKLIEGVQDAEKIRILRKELNAPQLQKLNEVIDGFTNKNINQKAIPNQIKEAQKVLNSL